A window of Cohnella herbarum contains these coding sequences:
- a CDS encoding arylamine N-acetyltransferase family protein, with protein sequence MTAEPYDVSPRIRAYLDRIQYAGSVDASLATLTRLQERHVLAVPYENLDIINGTPLSLELTDLYDKIVLRRRGGYCFELNALYGWLLRELGFTVTDLFSRFWRDVPVTPPQRRHQILVVQLEDHRYLCDVGVGGVAPRQPIRLTEGLNQQQGDEIYRLMRDETYGWLLQERKDEQWRLIYSFTEEPQFPTDYIMASYWCENSPDSNFNKVPIAAIRTPEGRHSLTGKEFRTFTDSDATIYTAQTQEEFTSALRTYFGIEIAASTRQFD encoded by the coding sequence ATGACCGCGGAACCATACGATGTTTCACCCCGAATACGGGCTTATTTGGATCGAATACAATATGCGGGCTCCGTTGATGCCAGCCTGGCTACGCTAACTCGACTTCAGGAGCGTCATGTGCTTGCAGTGCCCTATGAGAATCTCGATATTATCAACGGCACTCCTCTTTCTTTAGAGCTAACGGATCTCTATGACAAAATCGTTCTTCGTCGCCGCGGAGGCTATTGTTTCGAACTAAATGCGCTGTACGGCTGGTTGTTAAGAGAGCTTGGTTTTACCGTTACCGATCTGTTTTCCCGCTTCTGGCGAGATGTGCCGGTAACTCCCCCTCAACGCAGACATCAAATCTTAGTCGTGCAATTGGAAGATCACCGTTATCTATGCGACGTTGGAGTCGGCGGAGTCGCCCCTCGCCAACCGATTCGATTAACCGAAGGGCTGAATCAGCAACAAGGCGATGAAATCTATCGATTAATGAGAGACGAGACTTACGGCTGGTTGTTGCAAGAACGCAAAGACGAGCAATGGAGATTGATTTATTCCTTCACGGAAGAACCGCAATTCCCTACGGACTACATTATGGCATCCTATTGGTGCGAGAACTCCCCGGATTCCAATTTCAACAAGGTACCGATAGCCGCTATCCGCACTCCTGAAGGCCGTCATTCGTTAACCGGTAAAGAATTCCGCACATTTACGGACTCGGACGCCACCATTTACACCGCTCAAACGCAAGAAGAGTTTACTTCGGCATTACGAACGTATTTCGGTATCGAGATTGCCGCTTCGACTCGACAGTTCGACTAG
- a CDS encoding CHASE3 domain-containing protein, with translation MFNTRFSIRSKIVLGYLVIIICLGLSIFILSDRIDSMDKEIKFITNHDIEVHNLSNQIEKQVLDMVSGHRGYIISGEERYLDPYTMAKEMWVADYKQLFQLVTDNPSQQTNLDAIKTNIEQWIETMGEPIIALKNENKEQEILSLYKADTGKVILDRISSQLNDFRMIEKALTQQRSDILNQRNADLKVVLFLILLIVTVISLVVSYVISGTIVKSIKQVAKTIVDIASAEGNLSARRIVITTRDEIQDLGEATNQLLQSHESQNWLQTGIAEVGTAFQGHSQISELAQSAITKLAYLLNVSHGVFYRRSEDNLTMIASFAASGDVHSIAGFRIGEGIVGQAALEKRTFLLHSVPENHIKITTGLGQSSPKSILIVPIAFEGKIKGVIELASLEAFTPLQQQLVEQTSKTLGIAMNSVVTQMEVQRLLEDSQALSEELQAQTEELQQQAEELQAQSEELIAQQDELKASNDSLKLSEERLKRQQEQLLLSNQETEEKNEQVEIQNAVLEKQKAELISATRYKSEFLANMSHELRTPLNSLLILSQLLADNIEGNLHPKQIDFAKTIHTSGSDLLRLIDEILDLSKVESGQMIVEMEPVFLEEIKDSLWGVFQPMANDKGIDFHIHLEQSLPEAIYTDGHRLRQT, from the coding sequence ATGTTCAATACGAGATTCAGCATTCGTTCCAAAATCGTACTAGGTTATCTTGTTATCATCATTTGCCTGGGGTTATCTATTTTTATTCTAAGCGATCGAATCGATTCGATGGATAAAGAGATTAAGTTTATTACAAACCACGATATCGAAGTCCATAATTTATCCAATCAAATTGAAAAACAAGTATTGGATATGGTATCGGGACATCGAGGATATATTATTTCGGGCGAAGAGAGGTATTTGGACCCCTATACGATGGCCAAGGAAATGTGGGTGGCCGATTATAAGCAGCTCTTCCAGCTCGTAACCGATAATCCGAGTCAACAAACGAACCTAGATGCAATCAAAACCAATATCGAACAGTGGATTGAAACGATGGGTGAGCCGATTATCGCACTCAAGAATGAAAACAAAGAGCAGGAAATCTTGAGCTTGTACAAGGCGGACACGGGAAAAGTAATTCTGGATCGGATTTCATCCCAACTGAACGATTTCCGCATGATAGAAAAGGCTTTAACCCAGCAACGGTCTGATATTCTGAATCAAAGAAATGCGGATCTGAAAGTAGTCCTGTTTCTCATTTTACTAATCGTAACCGTAATTTCCCTTGTGGTTTCCTATGTCATTTCAGGGACGATTGTTAAATCGATTAAACAAGTCGCCAAAACCATCGTAGACATTGCTTCCGCGGAAGGGAACTTAAGCGCAAGAAGAATCGTGATTACGACCCGAGACGAGATCCAGGATCTTGGGGAAGCGACGAATCAGCTATTGCAAAGTCACGAAAGTCAGAATTGGCTTCAAACCGGCATTGCTGAAGTTGGAACGGCCTTCCAAGGACATTCGCAAATTTCTGAATTAGCGCAGTCGGCTATTACGAAGTTGGCCTACTTGTTGAATGTCTCGCATGGCGTATTTTATCGTCGTTCTGAAGATAATCTAACGATGATCGCTTCTTTTGCAGCTTCCGGAGACGTTCATTCGATAGCCGGATTTCGAATCGGCGAAGGGATCGTGGGACAAGCCGCGCTTGAGAAGCGTACCTTCCTGTTACATTCGGTTCCGGAAAATCACATTAAAATTACTACGGGATTAGGACAATCTTCACCGAAAAGCATTCTAATCGTGCCCATTGCGTTTGAAGGCAAAATAAAAGGCGTCATCGAGTTAGCTTCTTTGGAAGCATTCACTCCCTTACAACAGCAACTGGTAGAGCAAACTTCGAAAACCTTGGGCATTGCGATGAACAGCGTCGTTACTCAGATGGAAGTTCAGCGTTTATTGGAGGATTCGCAAGCCTTATCGGAAGAACTGCAAGCCCAGACCGAAGAGTTGCAGCAACAAGCAGAAGAGCTGCAAGCTCAGTCGGAGGAATTAATCGCCCAACAAGATGAGCTTAAAGCTTCCAATGATTCGCTAAAGCTGTCCGAAGAGCGCCTGAAACGCCAACAGGAACAATTGCTGCTGAGCAATCAGGAAACGGAAGAAAAAAACGAGCAGGTAGAAATACAAAATGCCGTTCTTGAAAAACAGAAAGCCGAACTTATTTCGGCAACCCGATATAAATCCGAGTTTCTAGCTAATATGTCGCATGAACTGCGGACGCCATTAAATAGCTTGCTTATTTTGTCACAGCTGTTGGCTGATAATATCGAAGGCAATCTTCATCCGAAGCAAATCGATTTTGCTAAAACCATTCATACTTCAGGAAGCGATTTGCTTCGGCTTATTGATGAAATTCTGGATTTATCCAAAGTCGAATCCGGTCAAATGATCGTCGAAATGGAGCCCGTATTCCTTGAAGAGATTAAAGACAGCCTTTGGGGAGTTTTTCAACCGATGGCGAATGACAAGGGCATCGATTTCCACATTCATCTCGAACAATCTTTGCCTGAAGCCATCTACACGGATGGTCATCGTCTCCGGCAAACTTGA
- a CDS encoding response regulator, whose protein sequence is MKNLLSNAVKFTNQGHVALRIHRSGTSVGNSSEHDHFIAFSVTDTGIGISMDKREVIFEAFQQADGTTSRKYGGTGLGLTISRELSALLGGSIEIESNEGEGSTFTLYIPESRMSSPHFASEEVSTAASGSIVAPLADEILLPRIELNNPELLLSSEVEDDRAEIKPGDRVLLIIEDDIHFAKIILEMARSREFKGIVALQGDTGMALAHAYKPDAIMLDIQLPVIDGWSILERLKQHPDTRHIPIHVLSIIDEPQQGLMMGAMAYLKKPVNKETIDKAFTRIESFMKRDLKRLLIVEDDIVLRDSMVELIGHDDVVITAVSTGQEALKELQTEHFDCMVMDLGLSDISGFELLDLIRHTERLLQLPIIIYTGKELDRKEEIQLKKYAESIIIKNVKSQERLFDETALFLHRVEANLPEERRKMLKKLYSNETAFVGKRILLVEDDMRNIFALSNVLSAYNLDVTFAENGKESLEILRQDQSFDLILMDIMMPEMDGYQTMKEIRAMPHFEKLPIIALTAKAMKEDRQKCLDAGASDYISKPIDTVKLLSLLKVWLYA, encoded by the coding sequence TTGAAAAACTTATTATCTAATGCCGTTAAATTTACGAATCAAGGTCATGTCGCGCTACGAATACATAGATCGGGTACGTCCGTAGGCAACTCTTCCGAACACGATCATTTCATCGCTTTCTCCGTTACCGATACTGGAATTGGCATTTCTATGGATAAGAGAGAAGTCATCTTCGAAGCCTTCCAGCAGGCTGACGGTACGACGAGTCGAAAGTACGGCGGAACTGGCTTAGGACTTACGATCAGCCGCGAGCTTTCTGCCCTGTTAGGGGGAAGCATTGAGATAGAAAGCAATGAAGGAGAAGGAAGCACCTTCACCCTATATATACCGGAGTCCCGGATGAGTTCTCCTCATTTTGCTTCAGAGGAAGTGAGCACAGCCGCATCGGGATCCATTGTCGCTCCGCTTGCAGATGAAATACTACTTCCAAGAATTGAACTAAACAACCCGGAACTGCTTCTGAGTTCGGAAGTGGAAGACGACCGAGCGGAGATCAAGCCAGGCGACAGAGTGCTGCTTATTATCGAGGACGATATCCATTTTGCCAAGATTATTCTGGAAATGGCTCGATCCCGCGAGTTCAAGGGAATCGTCGCGTTGCAAGGCGATACGGGAATGGCGCTTGCCCATGCGTACAAACCAGACGCGATCATGCTGGATATTCAACTTCCGGTTATCGATGGCTGGTCGATTCTTGAACGTCTTAAGCAACACCCGGACACTCGGCATATTCCCATTCATGTCCTTTCCATTATTGATGAACCGCAGCAAGGACTGATGATGGGAGCGATGGCTTATCTGAAGAAACCGGTCAATAAAGAAACTATCGACAAGGCATTCACTCGAATCGAATCCTTCATGAAACGTGATCTCAAGCGTCTTCTTATCGTCGAAGACGATATTGTCTTGAGGGATAGCATGGTGGAACTGATTGGACATGACGACGTAGTCATTACCGCCGTTTCCACTGGCCAGGAAGCGCTCAAGGAGCTTCAGACGGAACACTTTGATTGTATGGTCATGGATTTGGGATTGTCTGATATTTCGGGCTTCGAGTTGCTCGATCTGATAAGACATACGGAGAGGTTGCTGCAGCTTCCGATCATTATATATACCGGCAAGGAATTGGATAGAAAAGAAGAAATCCAACTGAAGAAGTACGCGGAAAGTATTATTATCAAAAACGTAAAATCGCAAGAACGACTCTTTGACGAAACTGCTTTGTTCCTTCATCGGGTGGAAGCGAACTTACCTGAGGAACGGCGTAAGATGTTGAAAAAGCTGTATAGCAACGAAACCGCTTTTGTCGGAAAACGAATTCTCTTGGTAGAAGACGACATGCGTAATATCTTCGCATTATCCAATGTATTGAGCGCTTATAACTTGGACGTTACTTTTGCTGAAAACGGTAAAGAATCATTAGAGATTCTGCGGCAAGATCAAAGTTTCGATTTGATCCTGATGGACATTATGATGCCGGAGATGGACGGGTACCAAACGATGAAGGAGATTCGGGCGATGCCCCATTTCGAGAAACTTCCGATTATCGCATTAACGGCCAAAGCAATGAAAGAGGATCGCCAGAAGTGTCTGGATGCTGGAGCGTCCGATTATATTAGTAAACCGATCGATACCGTGAAATTGCTATCTTTGTTGAAGGTATGGTTGTACGCGTAA
- a CDS encoding CheR family methyltransferase → MNELKTMEEEYREKIEVELLLEAIYRMYGYDFRNYAYDSIRRRIRHGMRNIGVNNIAALIEQILHNSDKMQLMLPNLVVNVTEMFRDPSLFLAFREKVVPFLHTYPHIRIWHAGCSTGEEVLSMAILLQEEGLYDKARIYATDIDENVLEKAKSGIFPLQNMKAYTQNYIQSGGTGFFSDYYTVHYNAARFNPSLMKNIVFARHNLVTDQSFNEFNVIFCRNVMIYFDKNLQNRVHRLFHESLSMFGFLALGDRESIQFSGYEDCYESIDIKEKLYRKEK, encoded by the coding sequence ATGAATGAATTGAAGACAATGGAAGAGGAGTACCGTGAAAAAATTGAAGTGGAGCTACTGTTGGAAGCCATCTACCGAATGTATGGCTATGACTTTCGGAACTACGCCTATGATTCGATAAGGCGCCGAATTCGACATGGAATGCGCAATATTGGAGTAAACAATATAGCTGCCCTTATCGAGCAGATCTTGCATAATTCGGATAAAATGCAGCTAATGCTTCCTAACTTGGTGGTGAATGTCACGGAAATGTTCCGTGATCCTTCCCTCTTCCTGGCTTTCCGGGAAAAGGTTGTGCCGTTTCTTCATACGTATCCCCATATCCGAATATGGCACGCAGGTTGCTCAACAGGCGAAGAAGTGTTGTCCATGGCGATCCTTCTTCAAGAAGAAGGGCTTTACGATAAGGCGCGTATTTACGCCACCGATATTGATGAGAACGTGTTAGAAAAAGCCAAATCGGGAATCTTTCCTTTACAAAATATGAAGGCATACACGCAAAATTACATTCAATCCGGAGGAACGGGATTCTTTTCGGATTACTATACCGTACATTACAATGCGGCACGCTTTAACCCCTCCTTGATGAAAAATATCGTGTTTGCTCGGCATAATTTAGTGACCGATCAGTCATTTAATGAGTTTAACGTCATTTTCTGCCGGAATGTGATGATTTATTTCGATAAGAACTTGCAGAACCGAGTCCATCGTTTATTTCATGAAAGTTTGAGCATGTTTGGCTTTCTAGCATTAGGCGACCGGGAGTCCATCCAATTCAGCGGATATGAGGATTGTTACGAATCGATCGATATTAAAGAAAAGCTATATCGGAAAGAGAAATAA
- a CDS encoding ATP-binding protein: MQRDYPINILLVDDHPENLLAIEAVLESEPYRLIRAYSGPEALRCLLRNEIAVILLDVQMPGMDGFETARHIKAYDNSKSIPIIFITASSNESKHFSAGYSAGAIDYMVKPFIPYVLKSKIQGFVQLYDVQKTLKQQSNQLEIINRDLVQTTEQLRKSEAQARVIMETSIDSMMIFTSKGTILQANPAVEEMFGYSRQELIGQEIKLLLPTLGSNYQDWIGTVREVTPHRKDLSTFPAEIQLGESNENSSLLACTVRDITDRKLREAELFQAKEMAEQASRIKTDFLAIMSHEIRTPLNGVIGMIDILLDSGFTEKQHELAEVVMNSGNTLLSIMNNVLDFSKMESERLELEEESFLLTACVEQVRDMFTSQLQEKQLEMVYVIDPELPQFIRGDINRLQQILLNLVGNAIKFTDEGGVYLVVSKIGETQNSVLIEFTIKDTGIGVPSDIVGRLFQPFSQADASINRKYGGTGLGLAICNTLVNLMGGSLRMDSTADEAGATFVFTVNLKPCTSSGSEYSSALAKSYAAQLN; encoded by the coding sequence ATGCAACGTGACTATCCCATTAATATTTTGTTAGTCGATGATCATCCCGAAAACTTGCTGGCCATTGAAGCAGTGCTGGAGAGCGAACCCTATCGATTGATACGCGCTTACTCCGGTCCCGAAGCTCTTCGTTGTTTGTTAAGGAATGAAATTGCAGTTATTTTACTCGATGTCCAGATGCCGGGAATGGACGGCTTCGAAACGGCGCGTCATATTAAAGCTTACGACAATTCTAAAAGTATTCCGATCATTTTCATTACCGCGTCAAGCAATGAATCCAAGCATTTTTCCGCCGGTTATTCTGCCGGGGCAATTGATTATATGGTCAAACCGTTTATCCCCTATGTGTTAAAATCCAAGATCCAAGGTTTCGTCCAGTTGTATGATGTACAAAAAACGTTAAAACAACAGTCTAACCAACTTGAGATCATTAACCGTGACTTGGTGCAAACAACCGAGCAATTGAGAAAGTCTGAAGCTCAAGCGCGCGTTATCATGGAAACATCCATCGATTCGATGATGATCTTTACTTCCAAAGGAACCATTTTACAAGCGAATCCTGCCGTAGAAGAAATGTTCGGATATTCCAGACAGGAATTGATTGGACAAGAGATCAAGCTATTACTTCCGACCTTAGGGAGCAATTATCAAGATTGGATCGGAACGGTAAGAGAAGTGACGCCTCACCGAAAAGATTTATCCACATTTCCGGCAGAAATTCAATTGGGCGAATCTAATGAAAACTCTTCCTTGCTCGCGTGTACAGTTCGAGATATTACCGATCGGAAATTAAGAGAAGCGGAATTATTTCAAGCGAAAGAGATGGCGGAACAAGCTTCTAGAATCAAAACGGATTTTCTCGCGATCATGAGCCATGAGATTCGTACGCCATTAAATGGCGTAATCGGGATGATAGATATTTTGCTCGATTCCGGATTTACGGAGAAGCAACATGAGCTGGCTGAAGTGGTGATGAATAGCGGGAACACTTTGTTGTCCATCATGAACAATGTGCTCGATTTCTCGAAGATGGAATCGGAGCGTCTTGAGCTGGAGGAAGAGTCATTTCTACTCACCGCGTGCGTGGAACAAGTCCGCGATATGTTTACTTCCCAGCTTCAGGAGAAACAGTTAGAGATGGTTTATGTAATAGATCCGGAACTGCCGCAATTCATTCGAGGAGATATTAACCGATTACAGCAAATTCTACTGAATCTAGTCGGTAATGCGATCAAATTCACGGATGAGGGAGGCGTGTATCTTGTCGTTAGCAAGATCGGAGAGACGCAGAACTCTGTTTTGATCGAATTTACGATTAAAGATACAGGAATCGGAGTTCCCTCTGATATCGTAGGACGGCTGTTTCAACCCTTTTCACAAGCGGATGCTTCGATAAACCGTAAATACGGGGGGACGGGATTAGGGCTCGCCATCTGTAATACGCTAGTGAACCTTATGGGCGGTAGCTTACGAATGGATTCGACGGCCGATGAGGCAGGTGCAACATTTGTGTTTACGGTGAATCTGAAACCATGTACCAGCTCCGGATCGGAATATTCATCCGCACTTGCCAAAAGCTATGCTGCCCAACTGAATTGA
- a CDS encoding DUF6530 family protein: MKIPTTLKHKPVIVSENYEQIDGRIARNTDAKGISLGLAQWNDRGKIDISAKVWRYTGEKWSRQSEELPLHRVLDLSILICRTIEHFQDAYRYDNLYDPEKPVIDRIGLQGDAMTVEVCTDNEHIREDIKLFNQALSDDGEMIGERLRTLSRILKEMGY, translated from the coding sequence ATGAAAATACCAACCACATTGAAACATAAACCCGTAATCGTGTCGGAAAACTACGAGCAGATCGACGGCAGAATCGCACGAAATACGGACGCTAAGGGGATTTCTCTAGGACTCGCCCAATGGAACGACAGAGGGAAGATCGATATATCCGCCAAAGTATGGAGATACACGGGGGAAAAATGGTCCAGACAATCGGAGGAGTTGCCGCTTCATCGCGTTCTAGATTTATCCATTCTGATCTGCAGGACCATTGAACATTTTCAAGACGCTTATCGGTACGATAATTTATACGATCCCGAGAAACCCGTCATCGACAGGATCGGTCTACAAGGGGATGCGATGACCGTCGAAGTGTGCACGGACAACGAACACATTCGCGAAGACATTAAGCTGTTTAACCAGGCGCTAAGCGATGATGGCGAGATGATCGGTGAAAGACTGCGTACATTATCCAGAATATTAAAGGAAATGGGTTATTAA
- a CDS encoding HAD hydrolase family protein has translation MKIVFDLDGTICFKGKPLTKMMINALDRLAEEGFEIIFASARPIRDLLPVIPLHMHHYPMVGGNGAFVATGGNIVSTIDFERSTADAFIQLIRTFKAD, from the coding sequence GTGAAAATTGTATTTGATTTGGACGGGACGATTTGTTTTAAAGGTAAGCCGTTAACTAAAATGATGATAAACGCTTTAGATCGTCTTGCCGAGGAAGGGTTTGAAATTATTTTCGCCTCCGCTAGACCTATTCGCGATTTGTTGCCGGTCATACCGCTTCATATGCATCATTACCCTATGGTTGGTGGAAACGGGGCATTCGTTGCAACCGGCGGGAACATCGTCTCGACTATAGATTTCGAACGATCGACAGCAGATGCTTTCATTCAGTTAATACGGACATTCAAAGCGGACTAA